The genomic window GTCGTCATCTCCCGCCTGTGCAAGGACGTGCCCGTCGAACGCGCACATGAGGTGATCTTTGGCTACACGGTGGGCAACGACGTCGCCGACGGGCTGACCCAAAAGTCAGACCTCCAGTGGGCGCGTGCCAAAGGTTTTGACACCTCATGCCCGATTGGGCCGGTCATCGTCACTGACCTCGACGTGTCCGACTTAGAGATCACGTTGTCCGTAGACGGCGAAGTCAAGGGGCGCGGCACGACAGCCGATCTGGCGCGCGGCGTCCCGGAACTGATTGCGCTCGCTTCGTCGATGTTTACACTCCTGCCGGGCGACATCATCTTGACGGGCGCCGCCTTCCCGTCGATCCCAGCCGGGCCAGGTGCGGAAGTCGTCTGCTCGGTCGCAGGTATCGGAGAGCTGCGCAACCCCGTCGTAGCCGACGACTAACCGCCCAACGCCTGTTCGATCTGTGCAATCGCCTGGCGCAAGATAGGGCGCGGCGTCGCGAGAATCGCGCGTACGAAATTCTCGTAGCCTCGTCCACACAGCGCGCCAGGCGTCATCGCCACGCCGGCATGCTTTCCCAGCCACTTCGCCACAGGCTGTGACACGAGCCCGGAATCGATCGCCTGAGAAAAATCGAGCCACGCGATGTACGTGCCCTCCATATACTCCATAGTGACGCCGGGCCAGCGTTCTACCGCGTTCATCATCAGATCGCGATTGTCGCGTATGTAATCGACGACGGCGGCCTGCCACTTTCGCCCATCGGTATAGGCTGCGACGGCGGCGGCTGAACCG from Trueperella pyogenes includes these protein-coding regions:
- a CDS encoding fumarylacetoacetate hydrolase family protein encodes the protein MKIARLSLDQGPRFAVVDEATGNYRVLADDPLYSQIQPTGQIVAAADANLVAPMLPRSKVIGFGDNYNRPDFRPNTGKVPTTFLKPNTAVVGPNVPIVAPTWSGNIIHEAELAVVISRLCKDVPVERAHEVIFGYTVGNDVADGLTQKSDLQWARAKGFDTSCPIGPVIVTDLDVSDLEITLSVDGEVKGRGTTADLARGVPELIALASSMFTLLPGDIILTGAAFPSIPAGPGAEVVCSVAGIGELRNPVVADD